The following proteins are co-located in the Poecile atricapillus isolate bPoeAtr1 chromosome 2, bPoeAtr1.hap1, whole genome shotgun sequence genome:
- the LOC131575566 gene encoding uncharacterized protein LOC131575566: MFWGIPEDSRKSWRVLEDSRGSQNVTRDSRGFRGVLEVSGTFWGVPKSQSSWKSGICPNPGISRKTRNPAGSRNPREAEIPGIPVGSQNSILEFHSVPNPASAAGIPKIPGDPENPGDPKIPKGAKNPVGFQNSGGIQNSNGIPKSQEIPKFQWDPKNPVGFQKSRGIAAPAPGVPRFYSLIPSGESSWNSREIPLEFWENPTGIFGEIPLEFQENLAGILGSCWNSGRIFLEFQGNPIGILGESPRNSGGIPGKSCWNSRRFLLEFWENPTGILGKFPWNFRGILPEFRGSPRKILLEFWGNSPGILGESQENPVGIPGESCWNFGRISLESQENPARIPGQSCWNFGRIPLEFRENPTGILWEFCWSFGRISLEFQENFTGTLGESFWNSEGIPLEFWENLGESCWNFGRNFGGIPEEFRDHFSGIFWETPEESCWKSGTILVEFQRNLAGILHVPGSVLPDFPVPLRDLFPDFGIGNGAWDFYTGKGPGSQTGTRRNSQRECWDPAWKHIRIPYGNVGIRRERVRIPGGNVGIPYGKVGIRWECRDPVGRNVSEFHAGMSRSRVGTSEFRMKTLGSRVGTSGSCGNVGILRENVEIPLSPNAPP, from the exons ATGTTCTGGGGCATTCCAGAGGATTCCAGGAAGTCCTGGAGGGTCCTGGAGGATTCCAGAGGATCCCAGAATGTCACGAGGGATTCCAGAGGATTCCGGGGAGTCCTGGAGGTTTCCGGAACGTTCTGGG gtgttcccaaatcccagagttCCTGGAAAAGTGGGATCTGCCCAAATCCCGGGATATCCCGGAAAACCCGGAATCCGGCGGGATCCCGAAATCCACGGGAGGcggaaatcccgggaattccagtGGGATCCCAGAATTCCATCCTGGAGTTCCACAGCGTCCCAAACCCAGCCAGCGCCGCGgggattcccaaaattcctggagaTCCCGAAAATCCTggagatcccaaaattcccaagggAGCCAAAAATCCGGTGGGATTCCAAAATTCTGGGGGAATCCAGAATTCCAatgggatcccaaaatcccaggagatcccaaaattccagtgggatcccaaaaatccgGTGGGATTCCAAAAATCCCGTGGGATCGCAGCTCCTGCTCCGGGCGTTCCCAGGTTTTATTCCTTGATTCCCTCGGGGGAAtcctcctggaattccagggaaatcccgctggaattctgggagaatcccactggaatttttggggaaatccccctggaattccaggagaatcttgctggaattttgggatcctgctggaattctgggagaatttttttggaattccaAGGGAATCccattggaattttgggggaatccccccggaattctgggggaatcccaggaaaatcctgtTGGAATTCCAGGAGATTCttgctggaattttgggaaaatcccactggaattctgggaaaatttcCTTGGAATTTCAGGGGAATCCTGCCAGAATTCCGGGGGAGTCCCAGGAAAATCCTGTTGGAGTTCTGGGGGAATTCCCCTGGAATTCTGGGAGAATCCCAGGAGAATCCTGTTGGAATTCCAGGAGAATCttgctggaattttgggagaatttccTTGGAATCCCAGGAGAATCCTGCCAGAATTCCAGGGCAATcctgctggaattttgggagaatcCCATTGGAATTCCGGGAGAATCccactggaattttgtgggaattctgCTGGAGTTTTGGGAgaatttctctggaattccaggagaATTTCACTGGAACTTTGGGAGAATCCTTCTGGAATTCTGAAGGAATCccattggaattttgggaaaatctgggagaatcctgctggaattttgggaggaattttggtggaattccagaggaatttcGGGATCATTTCtcaggaattttctgggaaactCCAGAGGAATCCTGCTGGAAATCCGGGACAATCTTGgtggaattccagaggaatcTCGCTGGAATTCTGCACGTTCCTGGCTCGGTTCTCCCAGATTTTCCGGTTCCGCTCCGGGATTTATTCCCggattttgggattgggaaCGGAGCTTGGGATTTTTACACGGGAAAAGGACCCGGATCCCAGACGGGAACGAGGCGGAATTCCCAACGGGAATGTTGGGATCCTGCATGGAAACACATCAGAATTCCATATGGGAATGTCGGGATTCGGCGGGAACGCGTcagaattccag GTGGGAATGTCGGGATCCCATATGGGAAGGTCGGGATCCG gtgggaatgtCGGGATCCTGTGGGAAG GAATGTGTCGGAGTTCCACGCGGGAATGTCAAGATCCCGTGTGGGAACATCAGAATTCCGTATGAAAACGTTGGGATCCCGCGTGGGGACATCGGGATCCTGTGGGAACGTCGGGATCCTGCGCGAGAACGTTGAAATTCCAC